In Pontiella desulfatans, one DNA window encodes the following:
- a CDS encoding Ig-like domain-containing protein, which translates to MKTGKYTAYAAIGALTLASAHGADLSDGGASTPPAAFAIAQNTSELGSLGTRGVEWKSSTVHSTSGESFTAAKTATAGSISLFLTSSENFTGYDADSIALQVFEGDHATRSTNAIGTFTYDPTILGDGVGSTWIEFGLGSGIAMTSNSVYSFLLCFTGENSNHTYFFRRNKNSAGYADGEELRGANAYDNDNWDTDPWDDYAPIGSSITAPGGDLWFSVNELISENIPPVADDIGKTTIQTDAVAITLTGSDVNGDLLTFTVQDSPTDGTLSGTSPDLTYTATNGFAGVDSFTYYAHDGTTTSELATVTIMVLAGSGIMSNVETNVPAGLIGGDDATTRSREFIRSDSQTFVVGQSFTLPGTTNVTEIYLKSASGEDFGAFAGSVEIKVFSGVGASAVWEHTSVFNGAANDQGAGDEVSNNDWVKFTLQDGGVTLPSGENSFLVHWSEKGEGNKWGIRRSDTGIYGGGNQYEVVLQSGDAYPQWDSDPWSGIVADNDDDLCFYVFLGEPPALSPEELYQGWAGLNGGDTDMTVDTDLDGMDDLLEYALGGNPTTNDAAAILPVIAADSGSFLYIYSRREDYLDRGLTYSVLSSADLVFEPITNATTFVGVSAPANGFESVTNRVSTAAQAAQFLNLEVELSN; encoded by the coding sequence ATGAAAACAGGGAAATACACCGCATACGCGGCAATCGGCGCGCTGACGCTGGCATCCGCCCATGGCGCGGACCTTTCAGATGGCGGCGCTTCCACGCCTCCGGCGGCATTTGCCATTGCGCAGAACACTTCGGAGTTGGGAAGCCTCGGCACTCGCGGGGTCGAGTGGAAAAGCAGTACGGTTCATTCAACCAGCGGGGAGAGTTTTACCGCCGCAAAAACCGCGACGGCGGGCAGTATTTCGCTGTTCTTAACCTCCTCCGAAAATTTTACCGGTTATGATGCCGACTCGATCGCCCTCCAGGTGTTCGAAGGGGATCATGCCACCCGGAGCACCAATGCAATTGGAACATTTACATATGATCCGACCATCCTGGGCGATGGCGTGGGAAGCACATGGATCGAGTTTGGCCTCGGCTCCGGGATTGCCATGACCTCCAACAGCGTCTACAGCTTCCTGTTATGCTTCACGGGCGAAAACTCAAACCATACGTATTTCTTTAGGCGCAATAAAAACTCGGCCGGCTATGCCGATGGCGAGGAGCTGCGGGGCGCCAATGCGTATGACAACGACAACTGGGACACGGATCCGTGGGATGACTATGCTCCGATCGGATCCAGCATTACTGCGCCCGGTGGAGACCTCTGGTTTTCCGTCAACGAGCTGATCTCCGAAAACATACCCCCGGTCGCGGACGACATCGGCAAGACGACGATCCAGACCGACGCGGTGGCCATCACGCTGACGGGTTCCGACGTCAACGGCGACCTGCTGACCTTCACCGTTCAGGATTCACCGACCGACGGCACACTGAGCGGCACATCCCCCGATCTCACCTACACGGCAACGAACGGCTTTGCCGGTGTGGACTCGTTTACCTACTATGCCCACGATGGAACAACCACCAGCGAGCTGGCCACGGTAACCATCATGGTACTGGCCGGTTCCGGCATCATGTCCAATGTTGAAACCAACGTTCCGGCGGGACTCATTGGTGGGGACGACGCAACCACCCGCTCGCGGGAATTTATCCGTTCCGACTCCCAGACCTTTGTCGTCGGACAGTCCTTCACGCTTCCCGGAACCACAAACGTGACCGAAATCTACCTGAAGTCGGCTAGCGGCGAGGACTTCGGCGCTTTTGCGGGCAGTGTGGAAATCAAGGTTTTTTCCGGGGTTGGCGCTTCCGCTGTGTGGGAGCACACCTCCGTTTTCAATGGGGCGGCCAACGACCAGGGCGCCGGAGACGAAGTTTCCAATAATGACTGGGTCAAGTTCACGCTTCAGGATGGCGGTGTAACCCTGCCATCCGGTGAAAACAGTTTCCTCGTCCATTGGTCTGAAAAAGGCGAGGGCAACAAATGGGGGATCCGGCGTAGCGATACCGGCATCTATGGCGGCGGCAACCAGTATGAAGTCGTACTGCAGTCGGGCGATGCCTATCCCCAGTGGGACTCCGACCCGTGGAGCGGGATTGTTGCAGACAACGACGACGACCTGTGCTTCTACGTTTTCCTCGGTGAGCCACCGGCTCTTTCGCCCGAGGAACTTTACCAGGGCTGGGCAGGCTTGAACGGCGGCGACACCGACATGACGGTGGACACCGACCTCGATGGCATGGACGACCTGCTCGAATACGCCCTCGGCGGAAACCCGACCACCAACGATGCGGCCGCCATCCTGCCAGTAATCGCAGCGGACAGCGGTTCGTTCCTCTATATCTACAGCCGTCGTGAGGACTATCTGGATCGCGGCCTGACCTACAGCGTCCTGTCCTCGGCCGACCTCGTATTCGAGCCCATCACCAACGCCACAACCTTTGTCGGAGTATCGGCGCCCGCGAACGGATTCGAGTCGGTCACCAACCGTGTCTCAACCGCCGCGCAGGCCGCGCAGTTCCTCAACCTCGAGGTCGAACTGAGCAACTAG
- a CDS encoding PEP-CTERM sorting domain-containing protein, producing MKKRTLIALASVAAFAAQAGIMTNVGSTAPTGYTVGSGDTSTTRSREVIRTDTQQFVIGQSFSLGALGAGDDYKLTDLYMKSGSAEDWDIYSGNLQIRIFSGTSGAALGSFSFDVSAQGDGTAANDVTANEWVKFTLDSGLVVADDASYSFLMTFDSSSGANNDHKWGFRRDSTGVYAGGNQFEGRNNASYNIADWDTGGGTEWNNVSSIANDDFLFAVDATVIPEPATLGLVAAFGGAVLFIRRRLCM from the coding sequence ATGAAGAAGAGAACGCTTATCGCCTTGGCTTCCGTCGCCGCATTCGCAGCGCAGGCCGGGATTATGACAAATGTCGGATCAACGGCACCGACCGGCTACACGGTGGGTTCCGGGGATACCAGCACAACCCGTTCGCGTGAAGTGATCCGCACGGATACCCAGCAGTTTGTGATTGGCCAGTCCTTTTCGCTGGGTGCGCTCGGAGCCGGCGATGATTACAAACTGACCGACCTCTATATGAAGTCGGGAAGCGCTGAGGATTGGGATATCTATTCAGGCAACCTGCAGATCCGGATTTTTTCCGGAACCAGTGGTGCCGCCCTCGGCTCCTTCTCGTTCGACGTATCTGCCCAGGGCGATGGAACGGCCGCCAACGATGTTACGGCCAACGAGTGGGTCAAGTTCACGCTGGATAGCGGGCTCGTGGTGGCGGATGACGCCTCATACAGCTTCCTGATGACGTTTGACTCCTCTTCGGGCGCCAACAACGACCACAAATGGGGTTTCCGGCGCGACAGTACGGGCGTTTACGCCGGCGGTAACCAGTTCGAGGGGCGCAACAATGCTTCCTATAACATTGCCGACTGGGATACCGGCGGTGGAACCGAGTGGAACAATGTGAGCTCAATTGCTAACGACGACTTCCTGTTTGCGGTCGATGCCACCGTGATTCCGGAGCCGGCCACGCTCGGTTTGGTTGCGGCGTTCGGTGGTGCGGTTCTGTTCATCCGCCGTCGGCTATGCATGTAG
- a CDS encoding formylglycine-generating enzyme family protein produces the protein MKKWCVWFGLLGVAFAAWAVECTIDCEKDGDHVSVSLAWNESPTMGYTLKGRPSLALGDWLDLTAQIVDAGQFQTNLPGLQYFFRVDDYLLSAPSDGMMMVVSGTNSGTDPDFGAYALSVDRFWIDSTEITKEKWDVVAQWGADHGYKISTADGTSKTNGHPVVQITYVESILYCNARSEMEGLTPCYTDGGGAVFRTYNYIDPFTVACDSGANGYRLPTNDEWEYAARAGLSGKRFPWGNTISHAKANYYAWHNNPLYPYDLTVTGDAGHHRSYWFNGDVSPFTAPVGDLPANAWGLYNMAGNVAEFTNTDGAFTKTSTAIIRGGSYFSNPDKVRCGDASVTAGWLTSSEQYGFRTVVGAD, from the coding sequence ATGAAGAAGTGGTGTGTATGGTTTGGTTTGTTGGGCGTGGCGTTTGCCGCCTGGGCGGTGGAGTGCACGATCGATTGTGAAAAGGACGGGGATCATGTTTCGGTTTCCTTGGCCTGGAACGAATCGCCTACCATGGGCTACACGCTGAAGGGTCGGCCAAGCCTTGCGTTGGGGGACTGGCTCGACCTGACCGCCCAAATCGTGGATGCCGGGCAGTTCCAGACCAACCTTCCCGGTTTGCAATATTTCTTCCGGGTCGACGATTATCTGCTTTCCGCGCCATCGGACGGTATGATGATGGTTGTTTCGGGAACCAATAGCGGAACGGATCCCGACTTCGGTGCCTATGCCCTTTCGGTGGATCGGTTCTGGATCGATTCAACCGAGATCACCAAGGAAAAGTGGGACGTCGTTGCGCAGTGGGGGGCTGATCATGGATATAAGATTTCCACGGCCGATGGCACGTCCAAGACCAATGGGCACCCGGTGGTGCAGATCACCTATGTCGAAAGCATTCTCTACTGCAATGCCCGTAGCGAGATGGAAGGACTAACGCCTTGCTATACGGATGGCGGCGGGGCTGTTTTCCGGACGTATAACTACATCGACCCCTTCACGGTTGCATGTGATTCCGGAGCCAACGGCTACCGTCTGCCCACGAACGACGAATGGGAATATGCCGCCCGCGCAGGATTGTCCGGCAAGCGCTTCCCGTGGGGCAACACCATCTCCCATGCCAAGGCCAACTATTATGCATGGCACAACAATCCGTTATACCCCTACGACCTGACTGTGACGGGCGATGCAGGACACCACCGTTCGTATTGGTTTAACGGCGATGTCTCGCCCTTCACTGCGCCTGTTGGGGATCTTCCGGCCAATGCCTGGGGCCTGTACAACATGGCCGGAAACGTGGCGGAGTTCACCAATACGGATGGGGCGTTCACCAAAACTTCGACCGCCATCATTCGGGGCGGATCCTACTTCTCGAATCCGGACAAGGTTCGTTGCGGCGATGCATCGGTGACCGCGGGCTGGCTGACGTCCAGCGAACAGTATGGCTTCCGCACGGTGGTCGGCGCCGACTAG
- a CDS encoding protein-disulfide reductase DsbD domain-containing protein, with protein sequence MKTKRQILALFGALALAHSPLSAHKAVDESLEHSKLPMVSARVVGKELQVIYNIPEGHHATASDSFNFMTIKVSDIQGLEFGETVYPEGRKDADGSTEYHGIVVLKKGITVLPEFDYTPRMVSITAGYQLCTDAGVCMPPKKKTVELTIELPKP encoded by the coding sequence ATGAAAACCAAACGACAGATCCTTGCCTTGTTCGGTGCGCTCGCGTTGGCGCATTCGCCCCTTTCCGCACATAAGGCAGTAGATGAAAGCCTTGAACATTCCAAGCTCCCGATGGTGTCTGCACGGGTGGTCGGCAAGGAATTGCAGGTCATCTACAACATCCCCGAAGGGCACCACGCCACCGCCAGCGATTCCTTCAACTTCATGACGATCAAAGTTTCGGATATCCAAGGGTTGGAATTCGGCGAAACCGTCTATCCCGAAGGCAGGAAGGATGCCGACGGCAGCACCGAATATCACGGCATCGTTGTCCTGAAAAAGGGCATCACCGTACTGCCGGAATTCGACTACACCCCCCGCATGGTTTCCATCACGGCCGGCTACCAGCTCTGCACCGATGCCGGGGTCTGCATGCCGCCGAAAAAGAAAACCGTCGAGCTGACCATTGAACTGCCGAAACCCTAA